A stretch of the Candidatus Eisenbacteria bacterium genome encodes the following:
- a CDS encoding FAD-dependent oxidoreductase: MARSLIAQLAARHGPRASALDRRKFLQLTLAAGAGLLLSSAGTKVERPGRDSRKRVVVIGAGFGGLACAFELRAVGYDVVVLEARDRVGGRVLSFNAANRNAFLRGRNIEGGGELIGSNHPAWMSYAKAFKFDLLDMTKNEDPAVLPIVIDGRLLPFDESLELWGHMEDGLRRMNALASGVIADAPWMTPDAPRLDRTSTATWIHGLSLPEHVKQAMLINQVSDNGQAAEWQSLLGQLTAIKGGGLETFWTHSEVYRCRGGNDRLAHALATRIGTERVRLSAPVESVRRENGRLEVTTRDGQRLECDDVVLATPPSTWKTIEFRPSLPTAMRPQMGTNTKYLAHVKQRFWKKGSPPRSQYGLSNGLIQQTWDATDGQGAVDRSNDGACLTAFSGGPVVGRAEKLPPEDRDRAFASEYERLYPGFGANLVKTRYMDWPKDPWTRASYSFPAPGQVTTVGPLLASAHLGGHLHIAGEHACYQFVGYMEGALHSGAAVARRLAMRDRVSR; the protein is encoded by the coding sequence GTGGCTCGTTCGTTGATCGCGCAGCTCGCCGCGCGCCACGGCCCGCGCGCCTCGGCGCTGGACCGTCGTAAGTTTCTCCAACTCACGCTTGCCGCTGGCGCCGGCCTGCTGCTGTCGTCGGCCGGAACGAAGGTCGAGCGACCCGGGCGCGACAGTCGCAAGCGAGTCGTCGTGATCGGCGCCGGCTTCGGCGGACTCGCGTGCGCCTTCGAGCTTCGCGCGGTGGGCTACGACGTCGTGGTGCTCGAGGCCCGCGATCGTGTCGGCGGACGCGTCTTGTCATTCAACGCTGCGAATCGCAATGCATTCTTGCGCGGCCGCAACATCGAGGGCGGTGGGGAGTTGATCGGTTCAAACCATCCGGCGTGGATGAGCTACGCAAAAGCATTCAAGTTCGACCTGCTCGACATGACGAAGAACGAGGACCCCGCGGTGCTGCCGATCGTGATCGACGGCCGACTGCTCCCCTTCGACGAGAGCCTCGAACTGTGGGGTCACATGGAGGACGGGCTGCGACGCATGAACGCGCTCGCGAGCGGCGTGATCGCCGACGCACCCTGGATGACTCCCGACGCACCGCGTCTCGATCGTACTTCCACGGCGACCTGGATCCACGGGCTGTCCCTACCGGAGCACGTCAAGCAGGCGATGCTGATCAATCAGGTATCCGACAACGGTCAGGCCGCGGAATGGCAATCGCTGCTCGGGCAGCTCACCGCCATCAAGGGAGGGGGGCTCGAAACGTTTTGGACGCACAGCGAGGTCTACCGCTGTCGCGGCGGGAATGATCGGCTCGCCCACGCACTCGCGACCCGGATTGGAACCGAACGGGTGCGACTCAGTGCGCCGGTCGAGTCGGTGCGGCGTGAGAATGGACGACTGGAAGTCACCACCCGGGACGGCCAGCGTCTCGAGTGTGACGACGTCGTACTGGCAACCCCGCCCAGCACCTGGAAGACGATCGAGTTCCGGCCCTCGCTGCCCACCGCGATGCGTCCGCAGATGGGTACCAATACCAAGTACCTCGCGCACGTGAAGCAGCGATTCTGGAAGAAGGGCAGTCCACCTCGCAGCCAGTATGGCCTGTCGAACGGGCTCATCCAGCAGACCTGGGATGCCACCGACGGTCAGGGAGCCGTCGATCGTTCGAACGATGGTGCGTGTCTGACGGCGTTCTCGGGCGGGCCCGTGGTCGGTCGCGCCGAGAAGCTGCCGCCGGAGGACCGCGATCGGGCCTTCGCCTCCGAGTACGAGCGGCTGTATCCCGGCTTCGGCGCGAATCTGGTCAAGACCCGGTACATGGACTGGCCGAAGGATCCATGGACCCGCGCGAGCTATTCGTTTCCGGCGCCGGGTCAGGTCACGACCGTCGGGCCGTTGCTCGCATCCGCGCACCTCGGCGGCCATCTTCACATCGCGGGCGAACACGCGTGCTACCAGTTCGTCGGATACATGGAAGGTGCGCTGCACTCGGGCGCTGCGGTCGCGAGGCGGCTCGCAATGCGAGACCGCGTGAGCCGCTGA
- a CDS encoding MarR family transcriptional regulator encodes MKAKLPTASQELQFLRFVARHGPLTVGRMTEELGAELGLSRSTVLTVLERLRSKGHVRRRRKDGVFVYASSLPLDRLMHAAVGQFVERSLGGSVLPFAAWLSERVAVTEEELAELRHIVARLKSSKETS; translated from the coding sequence ATGAAAGCCAAATTGCCGACTGCCTCTCAGGAACTTCAGTTTCTTCGCTTCGTCGCCCGCCATGGTCCGCTCACGGTCGGACGCATGACTGAGGAACTGGGCGCCGAATTGGGCCTCTCCCGCTCGACGGTGCTGACCGTGCTCGAGCGCCTGCGAAGCAAGGGCCACGTGCGGCGGAGACGCAAGGACGGTGTGTTCGTCTACGCCTCGAGCCTGCCACTCGACCGGCTCATGCACGCGGCGGTCGGGCAGTTCGTCGAGCGATCGCTCGGTGGTTCGGTGTTGCCATTTGCGGCGTGGCTCTCGGAGCGTGTTGCGGTAACCGAGGAGGAACTGGCCGAACTGCGTCACATCGTGGCGCGACTCAAGTCCAGCAAGGAGACGTCATGA
- a CDS encoding YkgJ family cysteine cluster protein → MKPSLTDALCTRCGLCCDGSLFADVELTGPREAERLEGLGLRIEDDDAESELMLLPCAALKGTRCSVYAHRPACCRTFECGLLQRTRRGRVSVESALVHITEARRRIGAVHRLLESLGDSHPQLPLKERCAELLATEPRGGSTDRRRRTALEARLGEVEALIRAQFLSAEGTGATRAR, encoded by the coding sequence ATGAAACCGAGTCTCACCGACGCCCTGTGCACGCGCTGCGGCCTGTGCTGCGACGGATCACTGTTCGCGGATGTCGAGTTGACGGGGCCACGCGAGGCCGAGCGACTCGAAGGACTCGGACTCCGTATCGAGGACGACGACGCGGAGAGTGAACTGATGCTGCTGCCGTGTGCGGCGCTGAAGGGCACGCGCTGCAGCGTCTACGCCCACCGGCCGGCGTGTTGTCGAACGTTCGAGTGCGGACTCCTGCAGCGCACACGGCGTGGGAGGGTGTCAGTCGAAAGCGCCCTGGTCCACATCACCGAGGCGCGACGGCGCATCGGGGCAGTGCATCGATTGCTGGAGTCACTCGGCGACTCGCATCCCCAGCTGCCTCTCAAGGAGCGCTGCGCCGAACTGCTCGCCACCGAGCCGCGTGGCGGCTCGACGGACCGGCGGCGGCGCACCGCCCTCGAAGCCCGCCTGGGCGAGGTCGAAGCGTTGATTCGAGCGCAATTCTTGAGCGCCGAAGGCACTGGGGCCACGCGCGCGCGCTGA
- a CDS encoding M56 family metallopeptidase, whose protein sequence is MSPGHLFTAMLRASIEGGALLILLWIVVRFWPSVPATTRRVWWWCGALRMILGLLPMPRFTIAPLPAFDPLPDYLPVALTTLSGRSLGSVAIPSRLPVAISSFELLAVVFLTLWLAGVVLGIVRMSRRMLALRRVWNAARPASDPRITAWRTEWALVLGHGGVPEIRESGAIETPLAFGGLRSGVLLPIGCERLPDDTLRLVIAHELSHVRRRDPLLAWVPALAEQLFWFHPLVRFAGREYLAAREEVCDADALRATGASPQNYGALLLEFGTGRAWSIPGTASCGSLDGRHLKRRLGMLSNRLTATRAQRAGIAILTLVLIGLGFAPVRFVQAREARFSGTIENASRRSPIAFMIKTRGEKGTRGSVDEYDLVSARRLERIDVTTVYFRLGDRAWTSSDDRTLAEVRSALEPEDRLDARESVVEQRRAVLEAEQQKLELKREALELRRTALEERRAALEERLERAREEGGSTRELRAQALDLGDEREVLDRARAELSEAREQLSSRLKAHYQADKSRYAERDALHERVLEEVARIARAAVADGRAEPFVP, encoded by the coding sequence ATGAGCCCGGGCCATCTCTTCACCGCAATGTTGCGCGCCTCGATCGAGGGCGGGGCACTTCTGATCCTGCTCTGGATCGTGGTGCGATTCTGGCCCTCTGTGCCGGCGACGACGCGCCGCGTGTGGTGGTGGTGCGGTGCGCTGCGCATGATCCTCGGCCTGCTCCCGATGCCGAGGTTCACGATTGCTCCGCTACCCGCGTTCGACCCACTCCCGGACTACCTTCCGGTTGCACTCACCACGCTGTCCGGCCGCTCGCTCGGTTCGGTTGCGATTCCCAGCCGCCTACCGGTGGCCATCTCGTCGTTCGAGCTGCTGGCGGTGGTGTTTCTGACTCTGTGGCTGGCTGGCGTCGTACTCGGCATCGTTCGCATGTCGCGCCGCATGCTCGCGCTGCGACGGGTGTGGAACGCCGCGCGGCCCGCGAGCGACCCGCGCATCACGGCGTGGCGAACCGAGTGGGCACTGGTGCTGGGTCACGGTGGAGTGCCCGAGATTCGTGAGAGCGGCGCCATCGAGACACCCCTGGCGTTTGGTGGACTCCGCTCCGGCGTGTTGCTGCCGATCGGATGCGAGCGGCTTCCGGACGACACATTGCGCCTCGTGATCGCGCACGAGCTGAGCCATGTGAGGCGTCGCGATCCGCTGCTGGCCTGGGTGCCGGCGCTGGCGGAGCAGCTGTTCTGGTTCCACCCGCTGGTGCGCTTCGCGGGTCGCGAGTACCTCGCTGCGCGCGAAGAAGTGTGCGACGCGGACGCGCTCCGGGCGACCGGCGCCTCACCGCAGAACTATGGCGCGCTGCTGCTCGAGTTCGGCACGGGCCGCGCCTGGAGCATCCCCGGCACCGCATCGTGCGGTTCCCTCGACGGTCGTCATCTCAAGCGGAGGCTCGGAATGTTGTCGAATCGCCTCACCGCCACGCGCGCGCAGCGCGCCGGCATTGCAATCCTGACGCTGGTGCTGATCGGACTCGGTTTTGCGCCGGTGCGGTTCGTCCAGGCTCGCGAAGCACGCTTCTCGGGAACGATCGAGAATGCGAGCAGGCGCTCCCCGATCGCCTTCATGATCAAGACGCGTGGTGAGAAGGGGACTCGCGGCTCGGTCGACGAGTACGACCTCGTGAGCGCCCGCCGGCTCGAGCGCATCGACGTCACGACCGTCTACTTCCGACTCGGCGATCGCGCCTGGACGTCCTCCGACGATCGCACCCTGGCCGAGGTGCGAAGCGCGCTCGAGCCCGAGGATCGCCTCGATGCTCGCGAGTCGGTGGTCGAGCAGAGGCGCGCGGTACTGGAGGCTGAACAGCAGAAGCTCGAGCTCAAACGCGAGGCGCTCGAGTTGCGCCGCACCGCTCTCGAGGAGCGCAGGGCTGCGCTCGAGGAGCGGCTCGAACGCGCACGCGAGGAGGGCGGCTCAACGCGGGAGCTGCGAGCGCAGGCGCTCGACCTCGGGGATGAGCGGGAAGTACTCGACCGCGCGAGAGCCGAGCTGTCGGAGGCTCGCGAACAACTGTCGAGTCGCTTGAAGGCGCACTACCAGGCCGACAAGTCGCGGTACGCGGAGCGCGATGCACTGCATGAGCGAGTGCTCGAGGAGGTCGCGCGGATCGCCCGCGCAGCGGTGGCGGATGGCCGAGCCGAGCCGTTCGTTCCCTAG
- the tkt gene encoding transketolase translates to MHSIGTVTSTLEQLDQSSIQTLRFLSIDAVQKADSGHPGLPLGAAPMAWVLWSRFLRHNPTDPQWFDRDRFVLSAGHGSALLYSLLHLTGYDLPIEQLQQFRQWGSRTPGHPERGITAGVETTTGPLGAGFATGVGMAIAEAHLAARYNRPGHEVIDHFTYGLVSDGDLMEGVAAEAASLAGHLKLGKLIYLYDNNYVTLAASTQLAFTEDRAQRFQSYGWHTLTVDDGNDLIALDRALQAARAESDRPTLILVRTHLGFGSPNKQDTYAAHGSPLGVDEVRLTKERLGWPLEPAFLVPPDVQRHGRSAIERGQKQQSEWNQRFERYSKEHPDLAAELRLRMRGELPAGWDGGIPQFAADPKGMATRVASGKVLVALASRVPALMGGSADLNPSTHTELTDQGNFEHASTAVGDLQGAAGGGWSYAGRNLQFGVREHAMGSIQNGMAAHGGTLPFGATFLTFSDYMRPAIRLAALMELHTLYVFTHDSLAMGEDGPTHQPIEHLAALRAIPHLVVIRPGDANETAVAWRVAMESKDRPVALVLSRQNVPTLDRTRFADADGLRRGAYVLEDAARGEPELILIATGSEVGLIVAARELLHAKGVAVRLVSMPSWELFEAQTTQYRESVLPARVRARLSVETGISQGWHRYVGDLGDVLGVDRFGASAPAPQLMREYGFTAENVCARSLAVLDRTRAAAR, encoded by the coding sequence ATGCATTCGATCGGAACGGTGACTTCGACACTCGAGCAACTCGATCAGAGTTCCATCCAGACGCTTCGATTCCTCTCGATCGATGCCGTACAGAAGGCCGACAGCGGGCATCCGGGACTTCCGTTGGGCGCAGCGCCGATGGCCTGGGTGCTGTGGTCGCGCTTCCTGCGACACAACCCGACCGATCCTCAGTGGTTCGATCGCGATCGCTTCGTGCTTTCGGCCGGTCACGGTTCCGCGCTCCTTTACAGCTTGCTGCACCTGACCGGCTACGACCTGCCAATCGAACAGCTGCAGCAGTTTCGGCAGTGGGGGAGTCGCACTCCGGGACATCCCGAACGAGGCATCACTGCGGGAGTCGAGACCACGACCGGCCCGCTCGGAGCTGGATTTGCGACCGGCGTCGGCATGGCGATCGCCGAGGCCCACCTCGCCGCCAGGTACAACCGGCCGGGTCACGAAGTCATCGACCACTTTACTTACGGACTGGTGAGCGATGGAGATCTCATGGAGGGCGTCGCGGCCGAGGCGGCTTCGCTCGCAGGTCATCTGAAGCTCGGCAAGCTCATCTACCTCTACGACAACAACTACGTCACGCTCGCGGCGTCGACGCAGCTCGCTTTCACCGAGGATCGTGCACAGCGTTTTCAGTCGTACGGCTGGCACACACTGACGGTCGACGATGGCAATGACCTCATCGCATTGGATCGAGCACTTCAAGCGGCGCGCGCCGAAAGCGATCGGCCCACGTTGATCCTCGTACGCACGCACCTGGGCTTCGGCTCGCCGAACAAGCAGGACACTTACGCTGCTCACGGTTCGCCACTGGGCGTCGATGAAGTCAGGCTGACCAAGGAACGGCTGGGGTGGCCGCTTGAACCGGCGTTCCTGGTGCCGCCGGACGTGCAACGGCACGGCCGAAGTGCGATCGAGCGCGGCCAGAAGCAGCAGTCGGAATGGAACCAGCGCTTCGAGCGCTACTCAAAGGAGCACCCGGATCTCGCGGCCGAGCTCCGACTTCGCATGCGGGGCGAATTGCCAGCCGGATGGGATGGCGGGATTCCGCAGTTCGCGGCAGACCCCAAGGGCATGGCGACGCGAGTGGCATCCGGAAAGGTACTGGTCGCCCTGGCGTCTCGAGTGCCTGCGCTCATGGGCGGGTCCGCAGACCTGAATCCTTCCACGCACACCGAACTCACCGACCAGGGCAACTTCGAACACGCTTCGACGGCGGTCGGCGACCTGCAGGGCGCGGCGGGTGGAGGCTGGAGCTACGCCGGGCGGAATCTGCAGTTCGGAGTGCGCGAGCACGCCATGGGCTCGATTCAGAACGGAATGGCCGCCCACGGAGGAACGCTGCCGTTCGGCGCGACCTTCCTGACGTTCTCCGACTACATGCGACCCGCGATTCGACTTGCAGCGCTGATGGAACTGCACACGCTCTACGTTTTCACACACGACAGTCTCGCGATGGGCGAGGACGGCCCGACTCACCAGCCCATCGAACACCTGGCGGCATTGCGCGCGATTCCGCACCTGGTCGTGATCCGTCCCGGAGACGCGAACGAAACCGCGGTCGCGTGGCGCGTGGCGATGGAGTCCAAGGATCGACCGGTCGCGCTGGTGCTGTCTCGTCAAAACGTTCCGACGCTCGATCGAACCCGCTTCGCCGACGCCGACGGCCTGCGCCGCGGTGCGTATGTTCTCGAGGATGCGGCTCGGGGCGAGCCCGAGCTGATTCTGATCGCGACCGGCTCCGAGGTTGGTTTGATCGTTGCCGCGCGTGAGCTGCTGCACGCCAAGGGCGTCGCCGTCCGACTCGTTTCGATGCCGAGCTGGGAGCTTTTCGAAGCGCAGACAACGCAGTATCGGGAGTCGGTGCTGCCCGCCCGCGTGCGCGCGCGGCTGTCCGTCGAAACCGGCATCTCGCAGGGCTGGCATCGCTACGTCGGAGATCTCGGCGACGTACTGGGCGTGGATCGCTTCGGCGCCTCGGCGCCGGCGCCGCAGCTCATGCGCGAGTATGGCTTCACGGCCGAGAACGTGTGCGCACGTTCGCTCGCGGTGCTCGATCGCACGCGCGCCGCCGCGCGCTGA